One segment of Agromyces albus DNA contains the following:
- a CDS encoding HNH endonuclease: MRTLVLNAGYEPLAVVSFKRALLLVMNQKATVILHEEGNPVCGASGSWERPSVIVLTRYVRTPRAHSVPVSRRGVLRRDEHRCAYCGRSAATIDHVLPRSRGGRDTWENLVACCLRCNNMKSDHTPAEMGWELRFTPRMPHGRSWIVRGFERPLPQWHEYLATAA; the protein is encoded by the coding sequence ATGCGCACACTCGTGCTCAATGCGGGATATGAGCCCCTTGCCGTCGTGTCGTTCAAACGCGCCTTACTGCTCGTGATGAACCAGAAGGCCACCGTGATCCTCCACGAGGAGGGGAACCCGGTATGCGGCGCGAGCGGCTCATGGGAGAGACCGAGCGTGATCGTGCTCACCCGGTACGTCCGCACGCCGCGAGCGCACTCGGTGCCGGTGAGCCGGCGTGGGGTGCTCCGCCGCGACGAGCACCGGTGCGCCTACTGCGGCAGGTCCGCCGCGACGATCGATCATGTGCTGCCGAGATCGCGAGGCGGCCGCGACACGTGGGAGAACCTCGTCGCGTGCTGCTTGCGCTGCAACAACATGAAGAGCGATCACACCCCCGCCGAGATGGGCTGGGAGTTGCGTTTCACGCCACGGATGCCGCACGGTCGCAGCTGGATCGTGCGCGGCTTCGAGCGCCCGCTGCCGCAGTGGCACGAGTATCTCGCCACGGCCGCGTGA
- a CDS encoding C40 family peptidase, with product MKAIVAAKASVSPSPDLAHKVATKPLPSTTRRLRRGGLANVVVMTVAAGIVGTLAIPAYAFAPGSGGPQFATTDATRLTQAQAQSVDVADDVIAAPVTKDGYAAVSGAEIKAAAEAAAAAEAARVAAETAMTSYAASYSGPSVGDFLANPPYPNFDLASVYNVATQYIGTPYVYGGATPAGFDCSGLVMYVYAQFGVSMPHSSTGQGAMGTRISEADAQPGDLVIMPGHDGFYAGNGMILHAPYEGASVRVQPIWTSDYYIVRIGI from the coding sequence ATGAAGGCGATCGTCGCCGCGAAGGCATCCGTTTCCCCCAGTCCAGACCTCGCACACAAGGTCGCAACCAAGCCGCTTCCGTCGACCACCCGCAGGCTCCGCCGCGGCGGTCTCGCGAACGTCGTCGTCATGACGGTCGCCGCGGGCATCGTGGGCACCCTCGCGATCCCGGCCTACGCGTTCGCACCCGGTTCGGGCGGCCCGCAGTTCGCCACCACCGACGCGACGAGGCTCACCCAGGCACAGGCCCAGTCGGTCGACGTCGCCGACGACGTCATCGCCGCGCCGGTCACGAAAGACGGCTACGCCGCCGTCAGCGGGGCCGAGATCAAGGCCGCCGCCGAAGCCGCGGCTGCCGCCGAGGCGGCGCGCGTTGCGGCCGAGACGGCGATGACCTCGTACGCGGCCTCCTACAGCGGCCCGTCGGTCGGCGACTTCCTCGCGAACCCGCCGTACCCGAACTTCGACCTCGCGAGCGTCTACAACGTCGCGACGCAGTACATCGGCACTCCGTACGTCTACGGCGGCGCCACACCTGCGGGCTTCGACTGCTCGGGCCTCGTCATGTACGTCTACGCGCAGTTCGGCGTCAGCATGCCGCACTCCTCCACAGGGCAGGGCGCCATGGGCACGCGCATCTCCGAAGCCGACGCGCAGCCGGGCGACCTCGTGATCATGCCCGGGCACGACGGGTTCTACGCGGGCAACGGCATGATCCTGCACGCGCCCTACGAAGGGGCATCCGTTCGGGTGCAGCCCATCTGGACGAGCGACTACTACATCGTGCGCATCGGCATCTGA
- a CDS encoding metal-dependent transcriptional regulator, with amino-acid sequence MTDLIDTTEMYLRTILDLEEENIVPLRARISERLGHSGPTVSQTVARMERDGLVVVSGDRHLELTQAGRSKAVHVMRKHRLAERLLADVIGLEWEFVHDEACRWEHVMSEQVERRLIEILGSPRESPYGNPIPGLEELGLPAADKFMTGVVRVLDAVTASDEPVRGVVRRLGEPVQFDPELLGQMRQAGIMPGAMASFSKAGGYVLVQVDGVDGALELPTEVASHIFVGE; translated from the coding sequence GTGACCGATCTCATCGACACGACGGAGATGTACCTCCGCACCATCCTCGATCTCGAAGAGGAGAACATCGTTCCGCTGCGCGCCCGCATCTCCGAGCGACTCGGCCACTCCGGCCCCACCGTCTCGCAGACGGTCGCCCGCATGGAGCGCGATGGCCTCGTGGTCGTCTCCGGAGACCGTCACCTCGAACTCACCCAGGCGGGCCGCAGCAAGGCCGTGCACGTCATGCGCAAGCATCGCCTCGCCGAGCGGCTGCTCGCCGACGTGATCGGCCTCGAGTGGGAGTTCGTGCACGACGAGGCCTGCCGCTGGGAGCACGTGATGAGTGAGCAGGTCGAGCGCCGTCTCATCGAGATCCTCGGCAGCCCGCGCGAGTCGCCCTACGGCAATCCCATCCCCGGGCTCGAGGAGCTCGGCCTCCCCGCTGCAGACAAGTTCATGACCGGCGTGGTCCGCGTGCTCGACGCCGTCACGGCGAGCGACGAGCCCGTGCGCGGGGTCGTGCGGCGTCTCGGCGAGCCCGTGCAGTTCGACCCCGAACTGCTCGGCCAGATGAGGCAGGCGGGCATCATGCCGGGCGCAATGGCGTCGTTCAGCAAGGCCGGCGGATACGTGCTCGTGCAGGTCGACGGCGTCGACGGCGCGCTCGAGCTGCCGACCGAGGTCGCCAGCCACATCTTCGTCGGCGAGTAA